The Candidatus Nitrosocosmicus franklandus genome contains a region encoding:
- a CDS encoding response regulator — translation MSTQPYIMVVDDEEELTHLFTELLKGSGFNCVSFTDPLLALKHYGKNPQKYPLVLTDLRMPGISGTELAKRIRQYGSTTKIILITAFDIDDDLRDEVREARISEILSKPVKLKDLRKSVTQYFSSNTFRMREEPLSSEFDDIDIRILELLIQGKNSKQISSSLGIPISTIQRRVRKLFEKEFIMSKYQINFTKFGFKSGCVHIYLHDGDIDTILEKVSKLKGVTSLEMHIGNSDIICEVVYREGRDLFDLISNIKKMDGVERVVWSERIFEYPLRMNNLISLLELDPLSQS, via the coding sequence ATGTCCACACAACCATACATTATGGTAGTGGATGATGAAGAGGAACTAACTCATCTTTTTACGGAATTGCTAAAAGGATCTGGTTTTAATTGTGTTTCATTCACCGATCCGCTATTAGCTCTTAAACACTATGGTAAAAATCCTCAAAAGTATCCTCTGGTTCTCACTGATTTAAGAATGCCAGGTATTAGTGGAACAGAGCTTGCCAAAAGAATAAGACAGTATGGTTCTACTACAAAAATTATTCTAATAACTGCATTTGATATCGACGATGATCTTCGTGATGAAGTAAGAGAAGCAAGAATCTCCGAAATATTGTCAAAACCTGTCAAGTTAAAAGATTTAAGAAAATCAGTTACACAATACTTTTCTTCAAATACATTCAGAATGAGAGAAGAACCATTATCTAGCGAATTTGATGACATTGATATCCGTATTCTTGAGCTATTAATTCAAGGAAAAAATAGCAAGCAAATATCGTCTTCTCTTGGAATTCCGATTTCAACCATACAACGTAGAGTTAGAAAGCTGTTTGAAAAAGAGTTTATTATGTCAAAGTATCAAATTAATTTTACAAAATTCGGATTTAAATCAGGCTGTGTTCACATATATTTACATGATGGTGATATCGATACTATATTAGAGAAAGTCTCTAAACTCAAGGGAGTCACTTCACTTGAAATGCATATTGGAAATTCTGATATTATTTGTGAAGTAGTATATAGAGAGGGTCGAGATCTCTTTGATTTGATTAGTAACATTAAGAAAATGGATGGTGTAGAAAGAGTTGTTTGGTCAGAACGGATATTTGAGTATCCTCTCAGAATGAACAACCTTATTTCACTTTTGGAACTAGATCCTTTGAGTCAATCTTAA
- a CDS encoding patatin-like phospholipase family protein, giving the protein MMLTTLIPPRQRALVFQGGGALGAYEAGAYKEILAKIQEECSPHSQNSTTVTTNEFDIVIGTSIGAINASVLVGHYLKNNNSWEGSADKLLEFWKGLSDPTIAEFFAKHNPFFDRFWTFWNTVNPNIANADLARKFWSVFEFAFTPMGVSNLYTPIPHWGSKFLNPFSDLLPWWRYDFTRLRNYLTKFIDFPIKTSFEENQPRLMLVSVDVQDFSTPVIFDSYAKLHKPQDPLDTKANSHDLHYDLQEGKENLWFSEYGAITNRHLVFYDGIGVDQVLASALGKYSLNHPTLEDKNTGTIREFWDGGYHSNTPLRQLVMEHRKYWNERLKKLELKEKSEIKNAPDLEVYIVNLHASIMKFIPTDKDLIDERESDMIFHDRTKHDEQMVYLVTDYVNLCKKFINLAKTKGFVQDAEALLEEMAPSSTRFGGLTRYKDIVNGLVMLSKVWRIDRMGEKVDNSTIFGKTTDFTQSSIKDLINKGMVDAKFSLLKHELVFGIEDMVHEQSLSWENGLKLAKYIAEIVSLVQNYKPANEIIKKIHELISLVNKFDDDELTPSNKKILTKYIEEILELIRINSPSR; this is encoded by the coding sequence ATGATGCTTACAACATTAATTCCCCCTAGACAGAGAGCCCTTGTATTTCAAGGGGGCGGAGCATTAGGAGCGTATGAAGCAGGAGCTTACAAAGAAATTTTGGCAAAAATCCAGGAAGAATGTTCACCCCATTCTCAAAATTCCACTACCGTCACCACAAATGAATTTGATATAGTGATAGGAACTTCGATTGGGGCAATCAATGCATCAGTGTTAGTAGGTCATTATCTTAAAAATAACAACAGCTGGGAAGGTTCTGCGGACAAGCTATTGGAATTTTGGAAGGGCTTATCCGATCCAACAATTGCAGAGTTTTTTGCCAAGCACAATCCATTTTTTGATAGATTCTGGACTTTTTGGAATACTGTTAATCCTAACATAGCAAATGCAGATCTTGCAAGAAAATTTTGGTCTGTTTTTGAATTTGCGTTCACTCCTATGGGTGTATCAAACCTTTATACTCCCATACCGCATTGGGGTTCAAAGTTTCTTAATCCCTTTTCAGATCTTTTGCCCTGGTGGAGGTATGATTTTACTAGGCTAAGAAACTATCTTACAAAGTTTATAGACTTTCCAATAAAAACAAGTTTTGAAGAAAATCAACCCCGTTTGATGCTTGTATCGGTAGATGTACAGGATTTTTCTACCCCGGTGATCTTTGACAGCTATGCAAAACTACATAAACCTCAGGATCCACTAGACACCAAAGCAAATTCTCATGATCTTCATTATGATTTACAAGAGGGAAAAGAGAATTTGTGGTTTTCAGAGTACGGCGCAATAACAAATAGACATTTAGTATTCTACGACGGAATAGGCGTAGATCAGGTTCTGGCCAGCGCTTTGGGAAAGTACTCTTTGAATCACCCAACTTTGGAGGATAAGAACACTGGAACAATTAGGGAATTTTGGGATGGTGGTTATCATAGTAACACCCCTTTAAGACAACTTGTAATGGAGCACCGAAAATACTGGAACGAACGACTTAAAAAATTAGAGTTGAAGGAAAAGTCAGAAATCAAAAATGCTCCAGACTTGGAAGTTTATATTGTTAACCTGCATGCATCGATAATGAAATTCATCCCAACTGACAAGGATCTAATTGACGAAAGAGAATCCGATATGATCTTTCATGATAGAACTAAACATGATGAACAAATGGTGTATCTGGTAACAGACTATGTAAATCTTTGTAAAAAATTCATCAATCTTGCTAAAACCAAAGGATTTGTTCAAGATGCTGAGGCCCTGTTAGAGGAGATGGCTCCGTCATCTACTCGGTTTGGAGGTCTTACTAGATATAAAGACATTGTAAATGGACTTGTCATGTTAAGCAAAGTGTGGAGGATAGATAGAATGGGCGAAAAAGTAGATAATTCCACGATATTTGGAAAAACAACTGATTTTACTCAAAGCAGTATCAAAGATTTAATTAATAAAGGAATGGTCGATGCAAAGTTTTCACTTTTGAAACATGAATTGGTTTTTGGCATCGAAGATATGGTACATGAGCAATCTCTCTCTTGGGAAAATGGCCTAAAATTGGCAAAATACATAGCTGAAATAGTTTCACTAGTTCAAAATTATAAGCCAGCAAATGAAATAATTAAAAAGATTCATGAATTAATTTCATTAGTCAACAAATTTGATGATGATGAATTGACGCCATCAAATAAGAAGATCTTGACAAAATATATCGAAGAAATCCTAGAATTGATTCGAATTAATAGCCCAAGTAGGTGA
- a CDS encoding SLC13 family permease, with protein sequence MQNSTDGKKDIRISKIGLGLGPVIFCILIFIPIEGLTFEAKVVLALTFWMSTWWITEAIPIYVTAFLPLIVFPILNIMTLQKLSNAYADSIIFLFLGGFILAKAIENVNLHKRFAMNILKIFGTNPRYIIGAFMIIAAVLSGWISNTATTMLMLPIALAIITQLGNENNRNDRFGTYLLLSMAYSASIGGMATLIGTPPNAIFASLSESLLNIEVSFGKWMLIGVPTSLAILGLLWLYIVKVGKIGNSPIVEGKNTILKNLSELGRMNTDEKTVTCIFIGTAIAWITRSLFWKDLFPMVDDATIALISALLFFIIPSFSKKRLFTDTSYIDKENEDKKDIVNPELHKSRKTKRINSRLLDWKTAVTIPWGILVLIGGGLALASGFTETGLDKYIAENLSFLEGMPFIIIILIMLVVTVFAGEVISNTATAALLLPISASLATTLSIDPLLLMVPVTIATSIGFIMPVATPPNAIVFSSEYVTTRKMAKIGLPLDLIGIAGVTIMTVILVPWIF encoded by the coding sequence TTGCAAAATTCTACAGATGGTAAAAAAGACATAAGAATTTCTAAAATTGGATTAGGTTTAGGTCCAGTTATTTTCTGTATCCTCATATTTATTCCCATAGAAGGGCTTACTTTTGAGGCAAAAGTAGTCCTAGCATTAACTTTTTGGATGAGTACCTGGTGGATAACCGAGGCTATTCCAATTTATGTTACGGCCTTTTTACCTCTTATAGTGTTTCCTATTTTAAATATCATGACCTTGCAGAAATTGTCAAATGCATATGCAGATAGTATTATATTTTTATTTTTAGGGGGGTTTATTTTAGCAAAAGCCATTGAAAATGTAAACCTTCACAAGCGTTTTGCCATGAATATATTAAAAATTTTTGGTACAAATCCCCGGTATATCATAGGGGCATTTATGATTATAGCTGCAGTTCTTAGTGGTTGGATAAGCAATACTGCTACTACCATGTTAATGTTGCCCATCGCTTTAGCAATAATAACCCAACTAGGAAACGAAAACAACAGAAATGACCGATTCGGTACCTACCTGTTGCTTTCAATGGCTTATTCTGCAAGTATAGGCGGTATGGCCACACTGATTGGCACTCCTCCTAATGCGATATTTGCTTCCTTATCTGAATCACTACTAAATATTGAGGTAAGTTTTGGAAAATGGATGTTAATAGGGGTTCCAACAAGTTTGGCCATACTAGGTCTATTGTGGTTGTATATTGTAAAGGTAGGAAAAATCGGCAACTCTCCAATTGTTGAGGGAAAAAATACCATTTTAAAAAACTTGTCAGAGCTTGGAAGGATGAACACTGACGAAAAAACTGTTACGTGTATTTTTATTGGAACAGCAATAGCTTGGATAACTAGAAGTTTATTTTGGAAAGATCTATTTCCAATGGTTGACGATGCAACAATAGCACTGATAAGCGCTTTGTTATTTTTCATTATTCCTTCATTCTCTAAAAAAAGATTGTTTACTGATACTTCTTATATTGATAAAGAAAATGAAGATAAAAAAGACATAGTAAATCCCGAATTGCACAAATCTAGAAAAACCAAAAGGATTAATTCAAGATTATTAGACTGGAAGACCGCTGTTACCATACCATGGGGTATTCTAGTCTTAATAGGCGGAGGACTAGCTCTTGCTAGTGGATTTACTGAAACGGGACTAGACAAGTACATTGCAGAAAACTTGTCATTTTTGGAGGGAATGCCTTTTATCATAATAATACTGATAATGCTTGTAGTCACAGTTTTTGCTGGAGAAGTTATAAGTAATACAGCTACGGCTGCACTGTTGTTACCTATATCAGCCTCACTGGCGACAACCCTTTCAATCGATCCTCTCTTGTTAATGGTTCCTGTAACCATAGCTACAAGTATCGGATTCATAATGCCCGTAGCTACGCCACCAAACGCCATAGTGTTTTCAAGCGAATATGTTACAACTCGGAAAATGGCCAAGATAGGATTACCATTAGATTTGATTGGAATTGCAGGTGTTACAATAATGACTGTTATTCTTGTACCATGGATATTTTGA
- a CDS encoding glycoside hydrolase family 3 protein — MTVEEKVMQLSCVYPMGLLGTEGPIQSQLDAQLGQGIGHIAGLGTFGHKSPQKIAKTINAIQRYLVTQTRLKIPAIFHNEALNGVISPYFMHFPTPIGLAATWDPQAVEEMARIMRHQMRSVGMLQSLSPVMDLARDARWGRVHETYGEDPYLVSAMSTAFTRGMQGDDLREGVLATAKHFLGYAVTEAGQNMAATAISARELHDVYARPFESAIRLCGLGSVMASYAEFNGIPIHISHDILTKLLRGQLGFAGTVVSDYIGVGWAQTRQQAAASAEEVGSLALSAGMDVELPTVHGYGQVLAKAVRNGKVPESLLDESVRRVLRDKFALGLFDNPYVSEDEAKIVSIAKEGAELSLRLAQESVTLLKNENGLLPLSRDIARIAVIGPHADNTLVGFPAYTYPAALQMLRSMFTGGETSMAGTDSSNTWLPTEAKAAMKTEFQDIIDIEIEEYIKSNYQALSLSKAIKKLLPKTKITSVVGAGVTSSEPTDIQAAVKAAEDADVVILYVGGQSAWSGKNRTEGEGQDSANIDLPSQQVELIKAVIAVGKPTVAVVAMGRPQGLSSVIDYLPAVLTAYYGGPFQGIAIADALFGVINPGGKLPYTLPRHVGQVPIYHSQRVGSGYRRTTYDVHKGYVDMPSTPLFVFGHGLSYTTFEYSPLEVENSEIDTRGEIKFSVTITNTGNQIGSEVVQIYISDTATGVTLPAQQLVGFCRITLEPSSSKKIKFRIPIALLGYTGLSGNFVIEPGPVEVSAGSSSDDIRSRAKFTITGESRTITETDRVFFSVTEMD; from the coding sequence ATGACTGTGGAAGAAAAAGTGATGCAACTATCCTGTGTGTACCCGATGGGTCTTCTTGGTACAGAAGGACCAATACAAAGCCAGCTTGATGCTCAGCTCGGACAAGGTATAGGACATATAGCAGGGTTAGGAACTTTTGGTCACAAATCTCCCCAGAAGATAGCTAAAACGATTAATGCGATACAACGCTATCTTGTTACGCAAACAAGACTAAAGATTCCAGCAATATTTCACAACGAAGCGTTAAATGGTGTAATTTCGCCTTATTTTATGCACTTTCCTACCCCTATCGGGTTGGCGGCTACCTGGGACCCTCAAGCAGTTGAAGAAATGGCAAGAATTATGCGGCACCAAATGCGGTCAGTAGGTATGCTTCAATCCCTGTCGCCAGTTATGGACCTAGCACGAGACGCCCGCTGGGGAAGAGTGCATGAAACTTATGGAGAAGATCCATATTTGGTAAGTGCCATGAGCACAGCCTTTACGCGTGGTATGCAGGGAGACGACCTTCGTGAAGGTGTCTTAGCAACCGCAAAGCACTTTCTTGGATATGCGGTTACAGAAGCAGGTCAGAACATGGCAGCTACGGCGATAAGTGCACGAGAACTTCATGACGTTTACGCTCGCCCATTTGAAAGCGCAATCCGCCTGTGTGGATTAGGTTCGGTTATGGCGTCTTATGCTGAATTCAACGGAATACCGATTCATATTTCACATGACATTTTGACCAAATTGCTACGCGGTCAACTTGGTTTTGCAGGTACTGTTGTATCTGATTATATTGGTGTGGGTTGGGCACAAACCCGACAGCAGGCAGCTGCAAGTGCTGAAGAGGTGGGATCGCTCGCTCTATCTGCTGGCATGGACGTAGAACTTCCAACCGTACATGGTTACGGACAAGTGTTAGCCAAGGCGGTGCGAAATGGGAAGGTCCCTGAATCCCTACTTGATGAATCGGTCCGTCGTGTACTGCGTGACAAATTTGCTTTGGGTCTCTTTGACAACCCATATGTCTCTGAAGATGAGGCTAAGATTGTTAGCATAGCAAAAGAAGGCGCTGAATTATCACTCCGTCTGGCCCAAGAGTCAGTAACTCTATTAAAAAACGAGAATGGGCTTTTACCACTTAGCCGTGACATTGCAAGAATTGCGGTGATTGGACCACATGCAGATAACACACTGGTTGGTTTTCCTGCATATACCTATCCTGCAGCACTACAAATGTTGCGAAGCATGTTTACTGGGGGTGAAACTTCGATGGCTGGAACCGACTCAAGTAATACATGGCTTCCAACCGAAGCCAAAGCCGCAATGAAAACAGAGTTTCAGGACATCATAGATATAGAGATAGAGGAGTATATCAAATCAAATTATCAGGCATTATCTCTCTCTAAAGCGATCAAAAAGCTTTTACCGAAAACCAAGATAACGTCTGTCGTCGGAGCTGGAGTAACGTCATCAGAACCAACAGATATTCAAGCAGCAGTTAAAGCAGCTGAGGATGCCGATGTTGTTATACTCTATGTTGGCGGACAATCCGCATGGTCAGGTAAGAATCGTACCGAGGGAGAAGGCCAAGATTCGGCCAATATCGATCTTCCGTCACAACAAGTAGAATTGATAAAGGCTGTAATTGCCGTAGGTAAACCTACCGTAGCAGTTGTAGCAATGGGCCGTCCACAGGGTCTATCTTCTGTAATCGATTATCTTCCAGCCGTCCTTACTGCCTATTATGGAGGACCGTTTCAGGGGATTGCTATAGCTGATGCACTTTTTGGTGTCATAAATCCTGGAGGAAAGTTGCCTTATACTCTTCCACGTCATGTAGGTCAAGTGCCTATTTATCATAGCCAGAGGGTGGGTAGTGGATACCGACGAACAACCTATGATGTTCATAAGGGCTATGTGGATATGCCTTCTACTCCTTTGTTTGTTTTTGGCCATGGACTTAGCTATACAACTTTTGAATACAGTCCTCTAGAAGTAGAGAACAGTGAAATAGATACGAGAGGTGAGATAAAGTTTTCTGTTACTATTACCAACACTGGTAACCAAATCGGTTCGGAGGTTGTGCAAATTTACATATCTGACACGGCCACTGGCGTAACCCTTCCAGCACAGCAACTTGTCGGCTTTTGTAGGATAACTCTAGAGCCGAGTAGCTCAAAGAAAATCAAATTTAGAATACCGATAGCCCTGCTTGGATATACAGGGCTTTCAGGAAACTTCGTCATTGAGCCAGGTCCAGTAGAGGTAAGTGCAGGTAGTAGCTCCGACGATATACGATCCAGAGCGAAATTCACTATCACAGGAGAATCGCGTACTATTACAGAAACTGATCGTGTATTCTTCTCCGTTACTGAGATGGATTAA
- a CDS encoding transcription initiation factor IIB produces the protein MSNIVVVNNRKNLHSQIETHQDQHQNQHQHSIIYDYDRGEKLCSICGIVLQDKVYDAELNTDFYTYKSDTNTVLPHSVILNDKGMSTSIADYDATSSKRFSNRKEHNKIEFLNKIVSCSNKKRNFKIVIDLLNRIKDKLSLTSVCIEDALLYYKKALEKGLIKGRSIKEIIVSCVYIVCKNSNIPRTLTEISQIVEADEIFAARCYRLLMRELKISHVQVKPNIFIRKIADEANISEITARESIDLLLAIQDESIFLGKNSLSIAAAILYITCRKHRQKISQAKIASAANINIMTLRKRLSEVRHVIINAPLN, from the coding sequence ATGTCTAATATTGTAGTTGTTAATAATAGGAAAAATCTTCATTCTCAGATAGAAACACATCAGGATCAGCATCAAAATCAGCACCAGCATTCTATTATCTATGACTATGATAGAGGGGAAAAGCTATGTAGCATTTGTGGAATCGTTTTACAAGATAAGGTTTATGACGCAGAATTAAACACTGATTTTTATACATACAAAAGTGATACAAATACGGTATTACCACATTCAGTTATTTTGAATGATAAAGGAATGTCAACTTCTATAGCCGATTATGATGCAACAAGTTCAAAAAGATTTTCCAATAGGAAGGAACATAATAAGATTGAATTTCTTAATAAGATTGTGAGCTGTTCAAACAAGAAGAGAAATTTCAAAATTGTTATTGATCTCCTAAACAGAATTAAAGATAAGTTATCATTGACCTCTGTGTGTATAGAGGATGCACTCTTATATTATAAAAAGGCCTTGGAAAAAGGATTAATCAAGGGCAGGTCAATTAAAGAAATCATAGTCTCGTGTGTCTATATAGTATGCAAGAATTCCAATATTCCAAGGACTCTAACAGAAATTTCACAAATAGTAGAAGCAGACGAGATTTTTGCTGCAAGATGTTACAGACTTTTGATGAGGGAATTAAAGATCAGCCACGTTCAGGTCAAGCCCAATATTTTCATTAGAAAGATCGCAGATGAAGCAAATATTAGCGAAATAACAGCCAGAGAATCGATAGATTTGTTGCTAGCAATACAAGATGAAAGTATATTCTTAGGCAAGAATTCGTTATCAATCGCTGCAGCCATTCTTTACATAACATGCAGAAAACATAGACAAAAAATATCTCAGGCCAAAATTGCTTCAGCAGCAAACATTAACATCATGACACTTAGAAAAAGACTTTCAGAAGTTAGACATGTAATAATAAATGCACCATTGAATTAG
- a CDS encoding Acg family FMN-binding oxidoreductase has translation MAPSSHNSQPWKFKISTDDNAIHLYADRTRALSVVDPDDRELTISCGCALFNLQLAISYFGYKFKTSLLPDEEHDRNLLATVKVIDIDEKPNKKKDDKIRRLFNSITKRRTNRFGFDNENWISERIIYSLQAIIQEYEGVWIHIEKKKERKEQFAKLIAEGDRIQMSDKKFRMELASWIHPNRSHLGDGMPGYALGFGDIASLVGPFVLRAFDFGKGQADRDKELATGSPILLVFGTNSDDVLSWLNTGLALSNILLYLRTENIWSSYLNQPIEVPHLRKRLGGLISDKSDTNPQLLLRIGYSKGRSFQLQEGQSSKSSC, from the coding sequence TTGGCTCCATCAAGTCATAATTCTCAACCATGGAAATTTAAAATATCTACTGATGATAACGCTATCCATTTGTATGCAGACCGAACAAGAGCTTTGTCCGTGGTCGATCCCGATGATAGGGAACTGACTATCAGTTGTGGATGTGCCTTGTTTAATTTGCAATTGGCAATATCATACTTTGGTTATAAATTTAAAACTTCCTTGTTACCAGACGAAGAACATGACCGTAATTTGTTAGCTACAGTTAAGGTAATAGATATCGATGAAAAGCCAAATAAGAAAAAAGATGATAAAATTAGGAGACTGTTTAACTCCATTACCAAGAGAAGAACCAACAGATTTGGGTTTGATAATGAGAACTGGATCTCAGAAAGAATTATCTATAGCCTTCAAGCCATCATTCAAGAATATGAAGGTGTCTGGATTCATATTGAGAAGAAAAAGGAAAGAAAAGAACAATTTGCTAAACTAATTGCTGAGGGAGATCGTATTCAAATGTCTGACAAAAAGTTTAGAATGGAATTAGCTTCTTGGATTCACCCAAATAGAAGTCATCTCGGTGATGGAATGCCCGGTTATGCATTGGGATTTGGTGATATAGCGTCTTTAGTAGGACCATTTGTACTGCGAGCATTTGATTTTGGCAAAGGACAAGCAGATAGGGACAAAGAACTAGCTACTGGTTCTCCTATTCTGTTGGTATTTGGCACGAACTCAGACGATGTTCTTTCATGGTTGAATACTGGTCTAGCATTATCAAACATACTTTTATATTTAAGAACTGAAAATATATGGTCTTCTTACCTAAATCAACCTATTGAAGTTCCACATTTAAGAAAAAGACTTGGTGGTTTAATATCTGACAAAAGTGATACAAATCCACAGCTGCTACTCCGAATAGGCTATTCCAAAGGGAGGTCCTTCCAACTGCAAGAAGGTCAATCGAGCAAGTCTTCTTGCTAG
- a CDS encoding DUF6920 family protein encodes MRFYNKKKVLLLATTTIASVVIVVYLIMIGLSEMNTSQQIERLYSTSRNISANTFSPEQIKDLPEPVQTYFTYSLEEGQRYVSYVKLKHAGEFRQNENQKWMPIEGEEYFTTETPGFIWIGKIPLLPLVWIIGIDMYLEGKGEFQIKLLSIITIADAPKGKELDESELMRWLAEAPLFPTALLPSSFLRWEPVDSDSAKAIIDCAGTRVETLFHFDKEGKIVQMTADRYRAVDNTTFVKQKWIGHYSNYAIAKKMMVPWNIEVSWNSEIGNFTYAKFNIKDIQYDTPVKY; translated from the coding sequence GTGAGATTCTACAACAAAAAGAAGGTCTTGTTATTAGCAACAACAACGATAGCTTCTGTTGTAATTGTTGTATACCTTATTATGATTGGTTTAAGTGAAATGAATACAAGCCAACAAATAGAAAGACTTTATTCTACATCAAGAAATATTTCGGCCAACACTTTTTCACCTGAACAGATAAAAGATCTACCAGAGCCCGTTCAGACATACTTTACATATTCCTTAGAGGAGGGTCAACGCTATGTCAGTTATGTCAAACTAAAACATGCAGGAGAATTTCGTCAGAACGAAAACCAAAAATGGATGCCAATAGAAGGAGAAGAGTACTTTACCACCGAGACGCCAGGATTTATTTGGATTGGAAAAATACCTTTGTTACCTTTAGTATGGATTATAGGTATTGACATGTACCTAGAAGGAAAGGGCGAATTTCAAATAAAGCTACTATCTATCATTACAATAGCGGATGCTCCAAAAGGTAAGGAGTTGGATGAGAGTGAGCTAATGAGATGGCTGGCGGAAGCACCATTGTTTCCAACTGCGTTATTACCCAGTAGTTTTTTACGCTGGGAGCCAGTAGATTCGGATTCTGCAAAGGCCATAATCGATTGCGCAGGAACTAGAGTTGAAACATTATTTCATTTTGACAAAGAAGGTAAAATCGTACAAATGACTGCTGACAGATATCGTGCAGTTGATAATACTACTTTTGTCAAACAAAAATGGATTGGCCATTATTCTAATTATGCCATTGCTAAAAAAATGATGGTTCCCTGGAACATCGAGGTATCGTGGAATAGTGAGATAGGTAACTTTACATATGCCAAATTCAACATAAAAGACATTCAATACGACACACCCGTCAAATACTGA
- a CDS encoding CHRD domain-containing protein yields the protein MKKRNTKPFLVSSIIAILVLSVFGIGSSVAISQSFAQGNDTDSNDNDNNNGNDNNNDSLSNVEYSTVLSGDQEVPPVNTSAAGIADFSLSDDGDSVDYTIAADDIEAATAGHIHFGIEGQNGPVVATLFEFDSPQDEVSESGTITSDDLSGPLEGMQISDLIDAFNDGNTYANIHTEQNPNGEIRGQIISEELQEDTEEQ from the coding sequence ATGAAAAAAAGAAATACAAAACCATTCCTTGTATCATCAATAATAGCCATATTGGTATTGTCAGTGTTTGGAATAGGATCCTCCGTTGCAATATCCCAATCTTTTGCTCAGGGAAACGACACCGATTCAAATGACAACGACAATAATAATGGTAATGACAACAATAACGATAGTCTCAGTAATGTAGAATATAGTACTGTACTTTCAGGTGATCAAGAGGTTCCACCTGTAAATACATCAGCAGCTGGAATTGCAGATTTTAGTCTGTCCGACGATGGAGACAGCGTTGATTATACTATTGCTGCTGATGACATAGAAGCAGCAACAGCAGGACACATTCATTTTGGAATTGAAGGCCAGAATGGACCGGTAGTGGCCACTTTGTTTGAATTTGATTCTCCCCAAGATGAAGTTTCAGAAAGTGGAACAATTACTTCAGATGATCTTTCCGGTCCTCTTGAAGGAATGCAAATTTCTGACCTAATAGACGCTTTTAATGATGGAAATACCTATGCTAATATACACACAGAGCAAAATCCTAATGGAGAGATACGCGGACAGATAATTAGCGAGGAATTACAGGAGGATACAGAAGAACAATAA
- a CDS encoding response regulator, protein MGEYHQSLNKRLKQIQILIAESEMELVLLFKTCLSSSGMSTEIANSGEKALNCFFVNKKEGKSYDAILLDTRLSNPSGLTIAKIIKQEKTDQKLVIVTTTPKEYLPKECLKSAGINEKDILTMPFKMSELIAALRN, encoded by the coding sequence ATGGGAGAATATCATCAGTCATTAAATAAAAGGTTAAAGCAAATACAAATTTTGATTGCAGAGTCTGAAATGGAATTGGTTTTGCTGTTCAAAACTTGTTTATCTTCTTCAGGTATGAGTACTGAGATAGCAAATAGTGGTGAAAAGGCCCTGAACTGCTTTTTTGTTAACAAGAAGGAGGGTAAATCATATGATGCTATATTGCTGGACACCCGTCTTTCTAATCCCTCTGGTCTTACTATTGCGAAAATAATTAAGCAAGAAAAGACTGACCAAAAACTAGTAATAGTTACAACGACACCAAAAGAGTATTTACCTAAAGAATGTTTGAAAAGTGCAGGAATAAATGAAAAAGATATTCTTACTATGCCGTTTAAAATGTCAGAGTTAATTGCCGCACTAAGAAATTAA
- a CDS encoding VOC family protein → MSYVKPIPEGYHAVTAYFVVDGAEKLIDFMKQAFGAKETERFSMSDGSIGHAKVRIGDSVIMIGDASQYVWKAMPSTIYLYVEDCDTIYKRALEAEATSLMEPKDQFYGDRNCGVKDPVGNHWFIATHKEDLAKDELERRAQDYLKQQQQRQ, encoded by the coding sequence ATGAGTTATGTCAAACCAATACCCGAAGGCTACCATGCAGTGACAGCATACTTTGTTGTCGACGGTGCTGAAAAATTAATTGATTTCATGAAACAGGCCTTTGGCGCAAAAGAAACTGAACGGTTTTCAATGTCTGATGGAAGTATTGGACATGCTAAAGTAAGAATTGGTGACTCTGTAATCATGATTGGTGATGCCAGTCAATATGTGTGGAAAGCGATGCCTTCTACTATCTACCTATACGTGGAGGACTGCGATACGATATACAAGAGGGCTCTAGAGGCTGAAGCTACATCTTTGATGGAACCAAAAGACCAATTCTATGGAGATCGTAATTGTGGTGTAAAGGATCCAGTTGGAAATCATTGGTTTATTGCAACCCATAAAGAAGATTTAGCTAAGGATGAACTTGAAAGACGTGCACAAGATTATCTCAAACAACAACAGCAAAGACAATAA